TTTTTATCCCCAAGAAGAACAAAGTCATGCCCATCGACCGGGTCACCCATAACCTTTTTATCGTGATTGGTTTCATTCGGGTCCAGCAAAGAGATACGGGCGCCGTCACGTTTAACTTCCTTGTATTTTTCATCAAGAACCACACGTGTTCCCGGCAGATAATCTGTCAGACCCATTGTGCTGACGTCCGGGTCAACGATCTGGTAGCTGTAGCGGATATCGCCGTTTTCCAGCTTATGCTGTCTGAAATCTGTGAAGATTTTACCGTCAGCCTGTTCTGGGGTCAGGGCCACATACCAGGTAACATTGCCGTTCTGGTCCAGCTTATACATGGCGGCTTTTTCGGTGTCTGTCACATAAAAATCGCCTTCGTAAGGGCTCTGGCCAGTCGCCAGCATTTCCGGCAGCTGCTTGGAAAGGGTTCTCAAGTAAATCGTGCGGGTATCTTTACCGTTGGTTACGACCATCTCCAGCACTTCATTGCTGTCGATTTTCTTGACGGTTACCTTTGCTTTTTTATTGGTCTGGAGCTTTGCCTCATTGACCTCAATGGATGCTCCGGCATCGTTCATCAGAATAAACTCATTTTCACGTTCCGTTGTAAGGCTGGGAATATCATAGGTTGCCCCGTCCTCATTAAGCGGAATCTCCACCGCATAGCCGTTCACGCTGATGTGAACAATTCTGTCCTGCAGCAGCGTAATGTCTCTTCCGGCATACGCCAGAGCCACGCTGACCATAATGATAAGCACAAGCGCCAGGCCCGCAGCCACTGCGAGAACCTTTGCTGATTTGTTCATAGTTTACCTCCTCAATCACTTCCGATAATATTGATATCAATGTTCTACTTGTATATGTAACACCCGCTTGAAAATCAGCCGTTGCCGGCGGCAGGCGCTTCCTCACATAGAGCGTGCAGCTCTGTATTTACCCTGTTCAGGTCTGTCTCATTTGCCAGAGCCACAATGGTGTCGCTTGGCCTTATTTTAGTGTCACCCTTGGGGATCAGTTCTTTTTCTCCCCTTCGGATAGCCACCAGCAGGCAATTCTCCGGCCATTGAATTTCCCAGATACGCTTTCCGACCAGACCGCAGCTGTGGTGTACAGAGACAGCGATCAGCGTTTTGTTGCTGGTTTCCGGAACTGGCTCTTCACCGCGTCTCGCGACAATACGGTCAAGCAGCATTTCATAGACCGGTTCAGATTTAAGCGCTGCCGCAGTGATCTCAGCAGTGATGGCGACAACCGACAAAGACAGCAGATGGGTAAAGGAGCCAGTCATCTCAGAAATCAGGACGATTCCTGTAATAGGCGCGCGGACAATGGCAGTAAAGTAACCGGCCATTGCCAGAATGATAAAATTATTGATGAGCTGCGGGTCCATCCCCATTCCCCGGACAACGACCATGCCATAAAATCCACCGATGTACGCGCCCAAAACTAAAAGAGGAAAAAAGATACCGCCCGGCGCACCGGAACCAAAGCTGAACATGGAAAAAATAAACTTCACCACCAGCAGCAGCAGGATCATGGTCAGGGGCAGATTACCCGGCGCCAGAAGCTCGATCATCATGTGTCCGCCGCCCAATACCTGGGGCAGCGTAAGGCCCAGAATCCCAGCCATTAAAAATGGGATAACCGGACGGAATTCAGCTTTTAAAAAGGTCATCCTGGCGTATAAATCCTGGGTACCTGCCAGCACCTTATTGTAAAAAGCGCCGCCTGCTCCCAGAATAATTCCCAAAAGAATGATAAAGCCATAGTATTTCAGCGGAATCGAGGAGTCTACCCGAAACTGAAATACCGAACCCAGGCCAAAAACATATTTTGAAACAAAGTCTGCAGTGACGGAAGCCGTCATGGCAGAAAAAAGTACGGTTGCTGAGAAGTTTTTGTGAACCTCCTCCAGAGCAAACATAATGCCTGCCAGCGGCGCGTTAAATGCCGCTGCCAGCCCTGCGCTTGCCCCGCAGGTCATCAGGTAGCGTTCTTCAATGTTAAGGCGTTTAAAAATCCTCGAAAAGCCCTTGCCACCCATGGCGCCAAGCTGCACAGACGGGCCTTCACGCCCCAGGGATAACCCCCCAATAATGCAGAGAATCCCCCCTACTAATTTTCCGATGATAACTTTGAGCCAGGGCTCTTCAAAATATCCCTGAAGCTCCCCTTCTACCTGGGGAATACCGCTTCCTGAGATCATCGGCTCCCACTTGACCATTCTCCCGACAATTACCGCCATAACGATAAGGGCGGCAAACCATGCCGCAATGGCCCAGTGGTGTTCACCCGCGTAGGATAAAATAAAGCTCATGTTCTTCTCTGAAAAGTTCAGGGCCAGCCGGTAGATAATCGCGATACCGCCTGCGATCATACCGACAAATATCCCCTCCATAGCCAAGAGGTATTTCATATTACGCGTATGGGCTATTAAATTTTCTGTGCTGTTCTCAACAGGCTTAAACACTTCTCTCACCTTTAAATTTCCTTAGAAATCTTTATAAGTTTACCATAATTTGAAAAAATATACAAATATTGAGGACTTTTTACGCCTTCTATAAATGGTTTTTCTTAAAAAATTTAATACAAAAATAAGAGGCCGCCGCCGGTTCACCGGGACTGCCTCTTGAAATAAGGAAAAGAAATGTGTGTTAAGCTTTTTTACTAAGACGCCAGCATATTCTCAAGCGCCTGTACCTCGTCACCCGTCACGCCCATGCGGCTGCCGTCTTTTCCGAACAGCATGGCGTCACTGCGATCAAAGGCCAGTTCCACCTGTGGCGGCAGGGTATTCCAGCAGGTCGGCGTCTTGACATTAACCTTGCCAAAGCGCGTCTCAAGATGATAGATGGACTCTCCGCCCAGCTCTTCTTTTGACAGGACAGAGGCTGGCAGCCGGAAGGCATCCTTCCTTCCGGCACTTCCGATTTTAATATTTTCCGGACGTACACCAAGATAAAAGTGATTCATGTCAATGATATTGGTGGGCGGCGCGCCGATAAACTGCGCCACAAAGAGATTGGCAGGGTTGGTGTATATCTCCTTCGGGGTTCCCTTCTGCATAATCTCCCCCTGGTTCATGACCACGATATAAGTACCCATGGACATTGCCTCAACCTGGTCATGAGTGACGTATAAAAAGGTGTTTTTGACCTTTTTATACATTTCGATGAGCTCAAAGCGCATCTGAGTTCTTAGCTTAGCGTCCAGATTGGACAAAGGCTCATCCATGAGAAAAACCCGCGGGTCTTTGACAATGGCCCGGGCCAGCGCCACACGCTGCCGCTGTCCGCCGGACATCTGGGCAGGCAGTTTTTCTGCCTGGTCCGACAGATCAACCATCTTCAAGACGTCGTCCACCATTTTTCGGCGTTCCTCCTTTGGGATTTTCTTAATCTTCAGTCCATACTCCACATTTTTAAAAACGCTCATATGGGGATAAAGGGCATAATTCTGAAAAACCATGGCGATCTCCCGGTCCTTCGGCTCGCTGTCGGTCACATCTTTATCGTCGATGAAAAGCCCGCCGGAGGTAGGCGTCTCAAGACCTGCGATAATCCGGAGCAGCGTTGATTTTCCGCAGCCCGATGGCCCCAACAGAATTGTAAAGGAGCCATCCTCAATTTCCAGAGAGATATCCTTTAATACCTTGGTTTTGTTAAAATCCTTCACGAGATGCTCTATCGCTATTTTTCCCATGCTTTATACTCCTCTCACAAGCCTTTCCTTCAGGTCTTCTGTCTCTCCGGCAGAAAGGCCGGCTTCCAGAAAATACTGTCTCGCGCTTTTGAAATACCGTTCCAGATAGTCCAGCGTTTTTTCCATATATTCGGGTTCTGAACCCAAAAGCCGCGCTGCCACCAGGTCCATCGCCTCACTTTTCTGGAGCCCCGGAGGCTGCATCCGCCGAAATTTTTCACGCATGAGCTCTGCACTTTTAGCGTAGCTGTCCACTATGAGCCGCCGGTCTACGCCCGCAAGTCCCAGCAGCAGCGCTGCGGTCACTCCGGTTCGGTCTTTACCCGCAGTGCAGTGGAACACCACGCCGCCGGGCGCATTTAAAATAATCTGACCAATTTTTTTAAATCCAGCGGGCTGGTTTTCCAGCAGGTCAATGTATAATTCCGTCAGTGTTGGCAGTTGTGTGATATCCTCTAAATCAGCCGCGCTCTGGTTCATAAGGGACAGTGTAATATAGTCAAAATCCGCATCTGAAGCTATCACGTCCGGCACTGCGCTCCGCTCCTCTGGCGTTCTCAGGTCAATGATTGTGGATATTCCCAAATCCTTCATGCAGGTAACATCCCGCTCAGACAGCTCACCCAGAGCGTCCGCCCGGTAGGCTACCTCATAACAGGTAGCGCCGTCTGTCCCTGGAAAACCGCCGAGATCTCGAAAATTATGACATCCATCCAATTCGATCTGGTATTCTTTATAGTCAAGCATTGTTTACTTAATCCCCCATTTCACAAAAGAGTCGACAATCTGCCGCTGCATAAAAAGATAGAGCAGCAGAATGGGAATACATGAAATTGTAGTGGCTGCCATCAAAGCCCCCCACATATTGGTGTCTGAGCTGACAAAAGTCCGCAGGCCAATCTGTATTGGGGCATTCTCCAGCTTTGATGTAATGAGCATAGGCCACATATAATCGTTCCAGGAATTGATAAACAGTAAAATTCCCAGGGAGGCTACAGAAGCCTTAATATTTGGCAGGATAACGCGGCTCAGAATTCCCCACTCACTGTCGCCGTCCATGCGGGCTGCGTCGATGAGCGCTTTGGGAAAGGCCTCAAAAACCTGAAAGAGATTCAGAATCGCAAAGGCTGTGGCCGCTGTCGGCAGCACAATTCCCAGCAGGTTTTCCTTCAGCCCCATATTGACAATGGTCACATAGTTGGGAATCATGATGGCCTGAACAGGTATGAGCCAGCATAGGCTCAGCAGCCCGTAGATCAGCTTTTTACCTTTGAAATCCCAACGTGTCAGCGCATAGGCCGCCAGCAGGCTAGTGCACAGCTGTAGCGTCGTCATCAAGACCGACATGACAATCGAATTGCCAAGCATCCGCCAGATAGGCATACTCTGAAAGGCATAGATATAATTATTGAAGGTCGGCGCTGCGGGCAGCAGTGCCGAGCCAAAAATCTCCGCTTCATTTTTAAAGGAGGAGACAATCATCCAGTACAGGGGAAACACCGCGATAAAGCTGAGCAGGATCAGCAGCGCGTGCTTTACTCCGGCCGAGGCCTTGCGGCTGGCTTTTATGGTTGTTGCTTTCATAGATGCCTCCTAATTATCATAAAATACAAACCTGGCCGAAAGCCGGTTTAACAGCAGGGCGATGATCCCGAAAATAATAAAGAAGATTACCGCCGAGGCTGAGCTCATGCCCACATTCAGGGATGAAAAGCCATACTTGTACATCTCATAGTAAATATTGGTGGTGGTACCGTACGGGCCTCCCTGCGTCAGCAGATCGATGTAGGCGAAGGTCCACTGGCTGGCAAAGAGAATACTCATCATCAGCATAAAAATGACAGTGGGCGAGATCAGCGGCAGGGTAATAGTCGTAAACTGGCGCAGCTTGGAGGCTCCGTCAAGACGGGCCGCCTCAAAGTAATCCCGGTTAATCCCTGTCAGTGCCGCCGAAAACATCAAGGTGCTGAAACCAATCATTTTCCAGCCTGTGATGAGCAGAATCGTCATGCGCGCCACGCCTTCTGTCAGGAAAAAGGAGATGTTGGTATCACTGATTCCCAGACCCACGATGAGCTGATTGATGAGTCCGCTGCTGGGGTTCAGCAGCCAGCGCCAGATGGTGGCTGTGGCAACCGGCGCCATAATCATGGGAATAAAGAACAGGGCGCGGTAAAAATTCTTGGCTTTTGAAGGAAGGTCATTGGTGGCAGACGCCAGAAACAGCGGAATAATCACTGAGAAAGGCAGCAGGCCAACGATATAAAAGACAGTGTTTCCAATGGAGGTAAAGAAATCCTTGCTGGTCAGCAGCTTGGTAAAATTGGAGATACCTACAAACCTCGGCATGGTTCCCGGCACCATGCCCCAGCTGTGAAAGGCGTAATAGACAGTCTCTGCCAGAGGCCTGTAGAGCCAGAAGGCAATGAGCACAAGAGCGGGCAGCAAAAACAGCCAGGGTTTATAGTTAAACTTAAATTTTGGCCTTGGCTTTATCCGCTCCCCTGCCCTTTCAATATCCGGCGCCAGGGTATAAACCTGGGCCGGAAGCTTTAAAAAATTTTTCATCTGTTCATCACCTTATTGTTAATTGTTCTTTAGAAGGTCATTCATCTGCTTAGCCGCGTCCGATAAAACAGTCTGAACATTGCCTTCAGTGATGGACTTGACAGTAGCGTCAAGGAATACCTGATACTCTTCCTTTGCTCCAGTTCCTGGCCAGATGGTCACTGGTTTGATTCTTTCAAGCTGCTTCAGGTTTGTTTTGACAATGGGGTTCGCGTCCACAAAATCCTTGAGATAAGCCGGATCTTCGGTAATATCCATTCTCAGCGGCAGATAGCCGATTTCAGAAGTGATGATGGTGTATCCTTCCTTTCCGGTAGCGTACTTGATAAACTCCCATTCGGCCGCAGACTTGGTCGGATCATCTGAACGGACGGCCAGGCAACTCCCGGAATTTACCGGAACAGAGGCTTTATCACCAAACTGCGGCATTTCTGCGCCTAACAGCTCCCAGCCGCCGGCCTTTGCCGCGCTCTGATAACCGCTGAGCAGAGAAGTGGACTGGAGATTCATGGCCACGTTGCCAGCCATAAAAGCATCCATGACATCCTTGTCGCTGCCTTTTACCGCTGCGCCGCTGCTGTAGAGCTTATTCCACATTTCATAAGCCTCAACAGCTTCTGGGCTGTCAAACTTCGCCTCGGTTTTATCGCTGCTCAGCACCTCGCCACCGTTTGAAAAGATCAGTCCCTCGCTGATCCAGCCATTATCCGGCGCGAGGCCAAAGCCATCTTTACCGGTTTTTTCCTTGATCTGTACCGCTGCTTTGTAGACGTCATCCCAAGTCTTTGGCAGATTTGTTGTATCCAGGCCTGCCTGTTCAAAAAGCCCTTTGTTGATGTAGAGGATCGGTGTGCTGAAGGTAAAGGCCAGCCCGTACATCTGCCCGTCAATTTTCCCGAGTTCCAGAGCATTTGGAATCATCTGACCTGTATGCTCTGTCAGCTCATCCGCAGGAAACAACTCTTCATAGGATTTAAAGCCAAGGTTCAGCCGGGAAGCGTCCAGCATTCCAAAAGCGTGCTGGACAATATCCACCTCCATACCCGCGGCGATATCCGCGCTGTTCTGGCTCATGTTGTTGTCCACAACGCCCTTAACAACAACCCCCTTTTCCTTACCGACTGTCTCATTAAAGCTGCTGATCAAATGCTCCATGCCAGACTTCATGGTTGGGTATCCCAGGCTGTAAGAATAAAAGGTAATCTCGGTGGGATTATCAGGATCAAGCTTTCCTGATGACGCGTTGACCGCTGAATCGCTGCCGGCTCCTCCAGTGCCTGTACTGCTGCAGCCTGCCAGAGTTGTGCCTGCGACCGTTGCCGACAAAATAACGCCTAAAATGCCCTTAACAAATTTATTCATTTCATTGCTCCTTTTCTTTATGCCGCTTACGCGTTTTTCATCATCTGTCCAAGCGCTTCCAGAGGGATAGGCTCTGTAATAGGCTGGTCATTCGGCGGATAAGACAGGGTCTCAACCCGAAGCGTACGGTCTGTTACCGTGCAGAGATTAAAGCCTGCTGCCGGGGTCATGTACATCCCCTTTTCATTGATGGCCACACCAAAAGCAGTGCTCTCAGCTGTATAGGCTGGTACGCCGTAAAAGGTGGTATTGATATTCTCATGCGTGTGTCCGCTCAGCAGCGCCAGGACATTTTTTCCGCTGATAATCTCTCCAAGCCGTTCGGAGCCTTCCACACCAAAGGCGCTGACCCGTTCATCTGCCCACTCGTCAAAGGCCGGGTGGTGAAAAGCGACAATATGCCCGCGGGGCATCTTCTTTTCCAGTGCCTTTTCAAGGAATACAAACTGCGCCTCGTCAAAGCGCCCGGAATGATGCGTGGCATCACAGCCAACGCTGGAGTCCAGTACGATGAGCTGGAGCCCGTCAAATTCTCTCGCGTAGTATACAGGTTCTGTGCCCGGCTCACTGTTTTCATAGCCCTCATGGAAAGCTGCCACTCTGTCATGATTTCCAAGAACCGGACAGACCGGCGTGCCGTCGAAATATTCTTCCAGGAGCATTTTCAGGTAACGGTATTCATCTGCTCCGCCCTCATGAACCAGGTCGCCTGTCAAGAGAACAAAGTCCAGTTTTCCGGCGTTTTCCCTGAGCCAGCCGGAAATTCCTTCAAGAACCTCGCAGGGCTTTTTTTCCATATGGCCCACCATGTCCTTAAACATCGAGTTGCCATAGTCCTTTAGAATGTGCAGATCGGAAAGATGTGCGAAAGTGATTGTCTTCATCATTTTCTCCTTTTCAGATATTTATCGATTTGAATACTTGTTTTTCTACCGTAATTATTATATGATAATACCAAACTCACCGTGTCGGACACCTGTAGTATACTACTCGTATTCGATATGAAATATCACAAAC
The DNA window shown above is from Eubacterium limosum and carries:
- a CDS encoding aryl-sulfate sulfotransferase, producing the protein MNKSAKVLAVAAGLALVLIIMVSVALAYAGRDITLLQDRIVHISVNGYAVEIPLNEDGATYDIPSLTTERENEFILMNDAGASIEVNEAKLQTNKKAKVTVKKIDSNEVLEMVVTNGKDTRTIYLRTLSKQLPEMLATGQSPYEGDFYVTDTEKAAMYKLDQNGNVTWYVALTPEQADGKIFTDFRQHKLENGDIRYSYQIVDPDVSTMGLTDYLPGTRVVLDEKYKEVKRDGARISLLDPNETNHDKKVMGDPVDGHDFVLLGDKNWITESYVAETVDNIPAELNPNPLGSKVVAAVIQEVKDGKPVFTWKSTDHPELYALSEKGNDFANSNMKPQDYLHINAMILDPSDNNLIVSFKNANTIAKIDRSTGDILWKLSGKGDEFGLADHQKTSGQSSLSLTDDGYLVVFDNGQSTGKTRVLKYKLDETNKKVIDFKEYSMDGYTSSEFGSAQKVDNEKDAYVIGWGVNGANQPVLTEMNFTDNKKLLEVVFPNGEHTFKVQKFDKVEN
- a CDS encoding ClC family H(+)/Cl(-) exchange transporter, whose amino-acid sequence is MREVFKPVENSTENLIAHTRNMKYLLAMEGIFVGMIAGGIAIIYRLALNFSEKNMSFILSYAGEHHWAIAAWFAALIVMAVIVGRMVKWEPMISGSGIPQVEGELQGYFEEPWLKVIIGKLVGGILCIIGGLSLGREGPSVQLGAMGGKGFSRIFKRLNIEERYLMTCGASAGLAAAFNAPLAGIMFALEEVHKNFSATVLFSAMTASVTADFVSKYVFGLGSVFQFRVDSSIPLKYYGFIILLGIILGAGGAFYNKVLAGTQDLYARMTFLKAEFRPVIPFLMAGILGLTLPQVLGGGHMMIELLAPGNLPLTMILLLLVVKFIFSMFSFGSGAPGGIFFPLLVLGAYIGGFYGMVVVRGMGMDPQLINNFIILAMAGYFTAIVRAPITGIVLISEMTGSFTHLLSLSVVAITAEITAAALKSEPVYEMLLDRIVARRGEEPVPETSNKTLIAVSVHHSCGLVGKRIWEIQWPENCLLVAIRRGEKELIPKGDTKIRPSDTIVALANETDLNRVNTELHALCEEAPAAGNG
- a CDS encoding ABC transporter ATP-binding protein — its product is MGKIAIEHLVKDFNKTKVLKDISLEIEDGSFTILLGPSGCGKSTLLRIIAGLETPTSGGLFIDDKDVTDSEPKDREIAMVFQNYALYPHMSVFKNVEYGLKIKKIPKEERRKMVDDVLKMVDLSDQAEKLPAQMSGGQRQRVALARAIVKDPRVFLMDEPLSNLDAKLRTQMRFELIEMYKKVKNTFLYVTHDQVEAMSMGTYIVVMNQGEIMQKGTPKEIYTNPANLFVAQFIGAPPTNIIDMNHFYLGVRPENIKIGSAGRKDAFRLPASVLSKEELGGESIYHLETRFGKVNVKTPTCWNTLPPQVELAFDRSDAMLFGKDGSRMGVTGDEVQALENMLAS
- a CDS encoding tyrosine-protein phosphatase, producing MLDYKEYQIELDGCHNFRDLGGFPGTDGATCYEVAYRADALGELSERDVTCMKDLGISTIIDLRTPEERSAVPDVIASDADFDYITLSLMNQSAADLEDITQLPTLTELYIDLLENQPAGFKKIGQIILNAPGGVVFHCTAGKDRTGVTAALLLGLAGVDRRLIVDSYAKSAELMREKFRRMQPPGLQKSEAMDLVAARLLGSEPEYMEKTLDYLERYFKSARQYFLEAGLSAGETEDLKERLVRGV
- a CDS encoding carbohydrate ABC transporter permease, with the translated sequence MKATTIKASRKASAGVKHALLILLSFIAVFPLYWMIVSSFKNEAEIFGSALLPAAPTFNNYIYAFQSMPIWRMLGNSIVMSVLMTTLQLCTSLLAAYALTRWDFKGKKLIYGLLSLCWLIPVQAIMIPNYVTIVNMGLKENLLGIVLPTAATAFAILNLFQVFEAFPKALIDAARMDGDSEWGILSRVILPNIKASVASLGILLFINSWNDYMWPMLITSKLENAPIQIGLRTFVSSDTNMWGALMAATTISCIPILLLYLFMQRQIVDSFVKWGIK
- a CDS encoding carbohydrate ABC transporter permease yields the protein MKNFLKLPAQVYTLAPDIERAGERIKPRPKFKFNYKPWLFLLPALVLIAFWLYRPLAETVYYAFHSWGMVPGTMPRFVGISNFTKLLTSKDFFTSIGNTVFYIVGLLPFSVIIPLFLASATNDLPSKAKNFYRALFFIPMIMAPVATATIWRWLLNPSSGLINQLIVGLGISDTNISFFLTEGVARMTILLITGWKMIGFSTLMFSAALTGINRDYFEAARLDGASKLRQFTTITLPLISPTVIFMLMMSILFASQWTFAYIDLLTQGGPYGTTTNIYYEMYKYGFSSLNVGMSSASAVIFFIIFGIIALLLNRLSARFVFYDN
- a CDS encoding ABC transporter substrate-binding protein, with amino-acid sequence MNKFVKGILGVILSATVAGTTLAGCSSTGTGGAGSDSAVNASSGKLDPDNPTEITFYSYSLGYPTMKSGMEHLISSFNETVGKEKGVVVKGVVDNNMSQNSADIAAGMEVDIVQHAFGMLDASRLNLGFKSYEELFPADELTEHTGQMIPNALELGKIDGQMYGLAFTFSTPILYINKGLFEQAGLDTTNLPKTWDDVYKAAVQIKEKTGKDGFGLAPDNGWISEGLIFSNGGEVLSSDKTEAKFDSPEAVEAYEMWNKLYSSGAAVKGSDKDVMDAFMAGNVAMNLQSTSLLSGYQSAAKAGGWELLGAEMPQFGDKASVPVNSGSCLAVRSDDPTKSAAEWEFIKYATGKEGYTIITSEIGYLPLRMDITEDPAYLKDFVDANPIVKTNLKQLERIKPVTIWPGTGAKEEYQVFLDATVKSITEGNVQTVLSDAAKQMNDLLKNN
- a CDS encoding metallophosphoesterase family protein codes for the protein MMKTITFAHLSDLHILKDYGNSMFKDMVGHMEKKPCEVLEGISGWLRENAGKLDFVLLTGDLVHEGGADEYRYLKMLLEEYFDGTPVCPVLGNHDRVAAFHEGYENSEPGTEPVYYAREFDGLQLIVLDSSVGCDATHHSGRFDEAQFVFLEKALEKKMPRGHIVAFHHPAFDEWADERVSAFGVEGSERLGEIISGKNVLALLSGHTHENINTTFYGVPAYTAESTAFGVAINEKGMYMTPAAGFNLCTVTDRTLRVETLSYPPNDQPITEPIPLEALGQMMKNA